Part of the Paenarthrobacter sp. JL.01a genome is shown below.
ATCTCCGGGCATGATCATACGGCCGCCAAGCCGCCGCATGGTCTCCAGGTCGCGCTCTGGAGCCAAGTCGGCAACACGAGGTGCCCACCGCTTGAGACTGTCCTGGAGCCCTGGCCAGCTTGCGGGTCCTCCGCCGTCGCGGAGCACGGCGGAGATCTCCTGTTCCAGGGCAGGTCCAGTTCGCAGTTCCCCTGTTGCAACGCCAAGGGCGTCGACAGCTCCGGCCACGTGGACCAAGGCCAGTCCCACTGAGTCCTGGGGTTCCATTAGCCGGGCCAGAGCTGCCCGGGCAATCCTTTCTTTGTCCTGCACGCCTAGTCCTCCCTCACTCATGCCTCCGAATCCTTATTTCGCGTCGTGTTGTTTGTGCTCATGTCGCTGCCGTGGCCTGCCTCAGGCCAAGTGCCTGCCCTATGTGGTCAGCATCGGGCATGTCGCTGAGGTCCAGATCCGCAAGCGTCCAAGCGAGCCTCAGGACACGGTCGTAGCCCCGCGCCGTCAGGATGCCCCGCTCCAAGGCGGCGTCCAGGATTCGTGTGGTCCCCGGGGACAAGCGCAGTTCGCCGCGAAGGCTTCGTCCGGGGACCTGCGCATTCGTCTCGAACCCCAAGCCGTTCAGGCGGACCAGCTGCCTTTCCCTGGCGGCTGCTACCCGCCCTGCCACAGTGCGGGTATCCTCTTCTTTCCCGGCGTTGCCGAAATCCGCCAGGGATACCCGTTCCACTTGCAGTTGGATATCGACGCGGTCCAGCAGTGGGCCCGACATCCTCCCGAAGTAGCGGCGCCGCATCATCGCCGTGCAGGTGCACTCCATCCCTTTGCCGGATGCTTTCCCGCAAGGACATGGATTGGCGGCCAGAACCAGTTGGAAGCGGGCCGGATAGGCAGCAGTTCCGGCCGAACGGTGGATCACCAGCTCGCCACTTTCCAGTGGCTGCCGAAGGGCGTCCAACACCCGTCGTTCATACTCTGGAGCCTCGTCGAGGAACAGCACGCCCCGATGGGCACGTGACGCGGCACCGGGCCGCGGAAGGCCCGAACCGCCGCCGATGATGGCCGCGGCCGTTGCACTGTGGTGTGGATTCTCGAAAGGCGGTCTTCGGACCAACCGAACAGCAGAGGCTTGGACCGCAGCCAGGGAATGGATGGCGGTCACCTCCATTGCGGCCGTGTCCGCCAGGTCCGGCAGCAATCCGGGAAGTCTCTCGGCCAGCATGGTCTTGCCGGCCCCGGGCGGGCCGGTCAGCAGCATATGGTGTCCGCCTGCAGCAGCCACTTCCAATGCACGTCGCGCTTCGCCTTGCCCTGAGACATCACAAAGATCGGGCGCAGAGGCCAAGCTGTCCACGTCCGCGCCAGGGACATCCTCGTCCGCGGGCTCATAGTCCAGCGCGAGGTCTTTCGGGTCTGCGCCAAAGTCGTACGCCAGCCTGGCCAGCGTCTTGTAGCCCCGGACGTTTGCGCCCGGGACAAGCGCCGCCTCCGCAACATTCGCCTCGGCCACCACAATGTCTGGATAGCCGGCCTGGACGGCGGCCATCACCGCGGGCAACATCCCACGGACCGGCCTCAGCCTGCCGTCCAGGCCAAGCTCAGCGATGAACACGGTTCCGTCGATGGACCTGATGTCCTTGGCAGCCCGCAGCACCGCAATCGTGATCGCCAGATCGAATCCGGAACCACGTTTCGGAAGTGAGGCAGGGATGAGGTTCGCCGTGATCTTCCGGCGGCTCAAAGGTATCCCTGAGTTTTGCGCGGCCGAGCGAATGCGTTCCTTCGCCTCATTCAAGGCAGCGTCGGGGAGCCCGAGGATCACGAAGTTGGGTAGTGTTTGGCCGATGTCGGCCTCTACTTCCACGATGTAGCCGTTCAGGCCCACAAGGGCGACGCTGTAGCTGCGCCCGACCCCCATCTACCCAACACCCCGAAGGTGCTCCAGCACGGGATCGCCGAAGCCGCTGTCAACCACCGACACGACATCAACACGCTGACGCCGCGCCTTGAACTCGTGGGCGCGGCACCAGGACGCGACAAGTCGATGGAGCCGGGCCAATTTGGCCGGTCCTACAGCCTCGAATGGATGCCCGTAGTCCAGGCTCCTGCGCGTTTTGACTTCGGCCACCACCAAGGTGTCGCCGTCAATTGCAACGATGTCGATTTCCCCATCGGCACAACGCCAGTTGCGATCAATGATCCGCATCCCCTGGTCCGCCAGGAAATTCGCCGCCAATGCCTCGCCGTATTGGCCCAGCACGTCTTTTGCCCTCATGGCCACCACCTCCACTGACCAGCCTTCAGGCTGGAGGCAGACGGTGACAGGGCGGCCTGCTGCTATGTGGGTAAACCGGCCGGAATCGTAGGTTG
Proteins encoded:
- a CDS encoding YifB family Mg chelatase-like AAA ATPase gives rise to the protein MGVGRSYSVALVGLNGYIVEVEADIGQTLPNFVILGLPDAALNEAKERIRSAAQNSGIPLSRRKITANLIPASLPKRGSGFDLAITIAVLRAAKDIRSIDGTVFIAELGLDGRLRPVRGMLPAVMAAVQAGYPDIVVAEANVAEAALVPGANVRGYKTLARLAYDFGADPKDLALDYEPADEDVPGADVDSLASAPDLCDVSGQGEARRALEVAAAGGHHMLLTGPPGAGKTMLAERLPGLLPDLADTAAMEVTAIHSLAAVQASAVRLVRRPPFENPHHSATAAAIIGGGSGLPRPGAASRAHRGVLFLDEAPEYERRVLDALRQPLESGELVIHRSAGTAAYPARFQLVLAANPCPCGKASGKGMECTCTAMMRRRYFGRMSGPLLDRVDIQLQVERVSLADFGNAGKEEDTRTVAGRVAAARERQLVRLNGLGFETNAQVPGRSLRGELRLSPGTTRILDAALERGILTARGYDRVLRLAWTLADLDLSDMPDADHIGQALGLRQATAAT
- a CDS encoding YraN family protein; protein product: MVAMRAKDVLGQYGEALAANFLADQGMRIIDRNWRCADGEIDIVAIDGDTLVVAEVKTRRSLDYGHPFEAVGPAKLARLHRLVASWCRAHEFKARRQRVDVVSVVDSGFGDPVLEHLRGVG